The Edaphobacter sp. 12200R-103 genome contains a region encoding:
- a CDS encoding MFS transporter — protein sequence MKNRRWYFVVMVAVAIAISYFDRQTLPVAIAAIQRNIPLSNEQFSYLQTAFLLAYAAMYVLGGRLLDALGTRKGFLLIMLWWSLACAMHALATGFMVLLVGRLLLGGGEGGAFPAATRVVAEWIEPNERSTAMGVINAGTAIGSVLAPPIIGFVLIQSGWRAVFVIAGTFGLAWVVWWAISYRSNMMTLSSNTIDARAIGANIGWRHVVSMRRVQVFVFAKFMSDAAWYFLLFWLPKYLYDVRGFDIKQVSYYAWIPYAASGVGSFLGGWLSSRLIRKGRSIDFSRKLVLGLCALGMPVVMLVSVTPVQVALLLFSIAFFCQQAWSGLIMTLPADVFPLTIVGTVAGMIGFGGAIGGAIFGLIAGYMLGHGFTYATLFFFVGIFHLIGFLAILLFAGRIQPLSAIELQRIESAV from the coding sequence GTGAAGAATCGCAGATGGTATTTCGTGGTGATGGTGGCGGTAGCTATTGCTATCAGCTACTTTGACCGGCAGACGCTTCCGGTGGCGATCGCTGCCATCCAACGAAATATTCCTCTTTCGAATGAGCAATTCTCGTATCTGCAGACGGCATTTCTGCTTGCCTACGCCGCCATGTACGTTCTTGGCGGACGCTTGCTGGATGCACTGGGCACGCGGAAGGGCTTTCTGCTGATTATGTTGTGGTGGTCGCTGGCGTGTGCGATGCATGCTCTCGCGACGGGCTTTATGGTGCTGCTAGTGGGGCGCCTGTTGTTAGGCGGAGGTGAGGGCGGGGCCTTTCCGGCAGCCACGCGTGTGGTTGCGGAATGGATTGAGCCGAACGAACGTTCGACAGCGATGGGCGTGATCAATGCGGGGACAGCCATCGGGTCGGTGCTTGCACCGCCGATCATCGGATTTGTGCTGATTCAAAGTGGGTGGAGGGCAGTCTTCGTGATAGCGGGGACATTTGGCCTCGCCTGGGTTGTGTGGTGGGCGATCAGTTATCGCTCAAATATGATGACGCTGTCATCGAACACGATCGATGCCCGTGCAATTGGGGCCAATATTGGTTGGCGTCATGTCGTTTCCATGCGGCGCGTTCAGGTATTTGTCTTTGCGAAGTTCATGTCCGATGCCGCGTGGTATTTTCTGCTCTTCTGGCTGCCAAAGTATCTGTATGATGTGCGGGGGTTTGATATTAAACAGGTCAGTTATTATGCCTGGATTCCTTATGCTGCCTCTGGAGTCGGCAGCTTTCTGGGCGGCTGGCTGTCGTCGAGACTGATCAGGAAAGGTCGCTCTATCGATTTTTCACGCAAGCTGGTTCTGGGTCTTTGTGCCCTGGGAATGCCGGTCGTCATGCTGGTCTCTGTCACGCCTGTCCAGGTGGCTCTACTGCTGTTCAGCATCGCCTTCTTCTGCCAGCAGGCCTGGTCGGGACTGATTATGACTTTGCCTGCCGACGTGTTTCCACTCACGATTGTAGGAACGGTTGCGGGCATGATCGGCTTCGGTGGGGCGATTGGCGGAGCAATCTTTGGCCTGATCGCCGGATACATGCTGGGTCACGGCTTTACCTATGCGACCCTGTTCTTTTTCGTCGGGATATTCCATCTTATAGGCTTCCTCGCCATTCTTCTGTTTGCTGGCAGGATTCAACCGCTAAGCGCCATTGAACTTCAACGCATAGAGAGCGCCGTATGA
- a CDS encoding L-rhamnonate dehydratase — MKITEVRTRVVQWEGDTVPLPPHFCTNPMDLVAFREASMGNFAFHNWLLVEIFTDNGLIGLGNAALSPMVTKQLIDIYLKPLLVGADPWDVEYLWQQMYRRTLAFGRKGVALTAISAVDIALWDLMGKAAKQPVFRLLGGRTKENIPVYASRLYAMPIPELRAEAQKYKNEGYRMMKLRFGWGPLDGAAGMQKNVELVRNVREVIGYDIDLMTDAYMGWTLDYAKRMLPLLEPFHLRWLEEPVIPDDTRGYKELKSYGRVPIAGGEHEFTIFGFRELLENNALDVIQFDTNRVGGISQARKIAAMAEAFQIPVTPHAGQMHNYHIVMASLNSPIAEFFPQVDVEVGNELFWYIFDGEPVPTNGAINLDDHLPGLGLTVNEESLKRFHIVE; from the coding sequence ATGAAAATCACTGAAGTCCGTACACGCGTCGTCCAGTGGGAGGGCGACACAGTCCCTTTGCCTCCTCACTTTTGCACCAATCCGATGGACCTGGTCGCATTTCGAGAGGCCTCGATGGGGAACTTTGCTTTTCATAACTGGCTGTTGGTAGAGATCTTTACAGATAACGGCCTGATTGGGTTAGGCAATGCTGCACTCTCACCCATGGTGACGAAACAGCTTATCGATATTTACCTCAAGCCACTTCTTGTGGGAGCTGACCCATGGGACGTGGAATATCTATGGCAGCAGATGTATAGGCGAACACTGGCCTTTGGCCGCAAGGGTGTTGCGCTTACTGCTATCTCAGCTGTTGACATTGCGTTATGGGATCTGATGGGCAAAGCCGCGAAGCAGCCTGTGTTTCGATTGCTGGGTGGACGTACGAAAGAGAACATTCCCGTATATGCAAGCAGACTGTATGCGATGCCGATTCCTGAGCTTCGTGCGGAGGCACAGAAGTATAAAAATGAAGGCTACAGGATGATGAAGCTGCGTTTCGGCTGGGGTCCGCTGGATGGAGCGGCCGGTATGCAGAAGAATGTGGAACTGGTGCGCAACGTCCGCGAGGTGATTGGGTATGACATCGACCTGATGACCGACGCATATATGGGATGGACCCTGGATTATGCCAAGCGAATGTTGCCATTGCTGGAGCCGTTCCATCTTCGTTGGCTTGAGGAGCCTGTCATCCCCGATGACACCCGCGGATATAAGGAATTGAAGAGCTATGGTCGAGTTCCGATTGCAGGAGGAGAGCATGAGTTCACCATCTTCGGGTTCCGCGAGCTACTGGAAAACAATGCTCTGGATGTAATCCAGTTCGACACGAACCGTGTGGGCGGAATCAGCCAGGCACGCAAGATTGCAGCGATGGCCGAGGCCTTCCAGATACCGGTGACTCCGCACGCGGGACAAATGCATAACTACCACATTGTGATGGCCAGTCTGAACTCGCCGATTGCGGAGTTCTTCCCGCAGGTCGATGTAGAGGTGGGCAATGAGCTGTTCTGGTATATCTTCGACGGCGAGCCGGTGCCTACGAATGGAGCAATCAACCTTGACGATCATCTCCCCGGTCTGGGACTGACTGTGAACGAGGAATCGCTGAAGCGGTTCCACATCGTGGAATAG